In the genome of Candidatus Abyssobacteria bacterium SURF_5, one region contains:
- the thiE gene encoding thiamine phosphate synthase, whose product MVVRGGFVFAEPTASFDVYVIIDQGLCASSSIDVGRLMKHLSDAGAGAIQYRAKNLSKAKYYQDIQPLLSLARSFRIPLFVNDHLDIALALRTDGIHLGQNDLPYEAAQKLLPENMILGVSTHSLEQAVAAARLKPGYMAIGPVFPTTTKANPDPVVGTDSIRNIKASIGSIPLIAIGGITLENAAEVIRSGADGVAVASCVIQAKEPAIAVQVLKERVAVAKAAREMN is encoded by the coding sequence ATTGTGGTGCGCGGTGGATTTGTTTTTGCAGAACCGACTGCTTCCTTTGATGTATATGTGATCATCGATCAAGGCCTTTGCGCTTCCTCTTCCATCGATGTCGGAAGGCTGATGAAGCATCTTTCGGATGCCGGAGCAGGGGCGATACAATACCGCGCCAAAAACCTTTCAAAGGCAAAATATTATCAGGACATCCAACCGCTTCTTTCCCTCGCGCGCAGTTTCAGGATTCCTCTCTTTGTCAACGATCACCTGGACATTGCGCTTGCACTGCGAACCGACGGCATTCATCTCGGGCAGAATGATCTGCCGTATGAAGCCGCACAGAAACTGCTGCCCGAGAACATGATCCTGGGAGTCTCAACTCACTCGCTGGAGCAAGCTGTCGCGGCAGCACGGCTTAAACCGGGTTATATGGCTATCGGACCCGTTTTTCCAACGACCACAAAGGCAAATCCCGACCCGGTCGTAGGTACCGATAGCATCCGCAACATTAAAGCCAGTATCGGCTCCATTCCGTTGATCGCCATCGGCGGAATCACCTTGGAGAACGCGGCCGAAGTAATTCGTTCAGGCGCCGACGGAGTGGCCGTCGCTTCCTGCGTCATTCAGGCGAAGGAGCCCGCGATTGCCGTACAAGTTTTGAAAGAACGAGTGGCTGTCGCAAAGGCCGCCCGAGAAATGAATTGA
- a CDS encoding RraA family protein: MATSEERKELLELYEDLRVSDVRDGMDWNSMHHYGSMSPDMRPLFRTRVVGIARTARYLPFQGTVPEMTPDQYTEWSEWYYREICSYPWDEDIEQGDVMVIDQSNVNCGLMGSFNSLAFYMLGVRGYVIEGGVRDTDELIRQKTPVWSKFISQSMVQARLQFEAKNIPLCVGGVVVNPGDIVVADGDGVIVVPRQLARSVAAYARRELETDKRNRRRVYEQLGMQTDDTVS; encoded by the coding sequence ATGGCAACTTCGGAAGAGAGAAAAGAGCTTCTGGAACTTTACGAAGACCTGCGCGTATCGGACGTGCGCGATGGGATGGATTGGAACTCGATGCACCATTACGGGTCGATGTCGCCCGACATGAGGCCACTGTTCAGGACACGAGTAGTCGGAATCGCACGGACGGCTCGATATTTGCCATTTCAAGGAACTGTTCCGGAAATGACTCCCGACCAATATACTGAGTGGTCCGAGTGGTATTATCGCGAGATTTGCAGCTATCCGTGGGACGAGGATATCGAGCAAGGCGACGTGATGGTGATCGACCAGAGCAACGTCAATTGCGGGTTGATGGGTTCTTTCAATTCGCTTGCGTTTTACATGCTGGGAGTGCGCGGATACGTCATCGAAGGGGGAGTGCGCGATACCGATGAATTGATCCGCCAGAAGACGCCGGTGTGGTCGAAATTCATCTCACAGAGCATGGTGCAGGCCCGCCTGCAATTTGAGGCCAAGAATATTCCCCTCTGCGTCGGAGGCGTTGTGGTCAATCCGGGCGATATCGTTGTTGCCGACGGCGACGGAGTCATCGTGGTACCGAGACAGCTTGCCCGTTCTGTTGCCGCATATGCCCGGCGCGAGCTCGAGACGGACAAGCGGAACCGGCGCAGGGTCTACGAACAGCTTGGCATGCAGACGGATGATACCGTCTCATGA
- a CDS encoding MFS transporter encodes MQMGMAVKQKVFYGWWIVLVSSFVIFFGTGIGFYSFGVFVKPLEASFGWSRAAISATIAVWALVYGVTGPVIGALLHKYGARYIIAASALIAGICWLFLSRLTGMSQLFVLMFFSGIGTAGITLIPNQTLISNWFDRYRGRAMGIMMVGIGLGGLTMPPLANFLITTYSWRVSFFVLGLILLGIIPPVLLFIRTRPADMGLEPDGVIHAHDGGSDLQEREARSVVGLSTNQAVRTSSFWLLFGAFACLIFGESGLTVHFVALIDDAGVSSQMAATYWAIAVGISSAGRLGFGFLSDRFNPKNLIATTHGLHAVALVLLLVFFLYLKIQSPAVLLPFSILYGLSLGGSAVLLPVVVARCFGMLSFSKLLGLLMSGFALGVVGGPVVAGSIADATGSYTLAIILFIAAFLTAAAAVSFVRLDLAKKQVNLIPSGSPGIET; translated from the coding sequence ATGCAGATGGGCATGGCTGTGAAGCAGAAGGTTTTCTACGGCTGGTGGATCGTGCTGGTCAGCTCGTTTGTTATCTTCTTTGGGACCGGCATCGGGTTTTACTCGTTCGGCGTTTTCGTGAAACCGCTGGAGGCGAGCTTCGGCTGGAGCCGCGCCGCGATCTCGGCCACCATTGCGGTCTGGGCACTTGTATATGGCGTCACCGGACCGGTCATCGGAGCGCTCTTGCACAAATACGGCGCCCGATACATCATAGCGGCCTCGGCCCTGATAGCAGGCATCTGTTGGCTCTTCCTCAGCAGGCTCACCGGTATGTCGCAGTTGTTTGTCCTGATGTTCTTCTCCGGCATTGGCACCGCAGGTATCACACTGATCCCGAATCAGACGCTGATCTCCAACTGGTTTGACAGATATCGGGGCCGCGCGATGGGGATAATGATGGTCGGCATCGGGCTCGGCGGGCTGACCATGCCGCCGCTCGCCAATTTCCTGATCACCACCTACAGTTGGAGAGTCTCATTTTTCGTCTTGGGACTGATTCTCCTTGGCATCATTCCGCCCGTGCTGCTATTCATCCGCACCAGACCGGCCGATATGGGACTTGAACCTGACGGCGTCATCCACGCCCACGATGGCGGCTCAGATTTGCAGGAGCGAGAAGCGCGTTCTGTTGTCGGCCTCAGTACAAATCAGGCGGTCAGGACATCTTCGTTCTGGCTGTTGTTTGGCGCCTTCGCGTGTCTCATTTTCGGAGAATCGGGATTAACTGTTCATTTCGTCGCTCTTATCGATGATGCCGGCGTATCGTCGCAGATGGCGGCGACCTATTGGGCAATTGCTGTAGGGATCAGTTCCGCCGGCCGTCTGGGCTTCGGATTCCTCTCCGACAGGTTCAACCCGAAAAATCTGATAGCCACCACTCATGGGCTTCATGCGGTTGCACTCGTGCTGCTGCTGGTGTTCTTTCTCTATCTGAAAATTCAATCTCCCGCCGTTTTGCTCCCGTTTTCGATCCTTTACGGATTGTCGCTCGGCGGCTCAGCCGTTCTCCTTCCCGTCGTGGTTGCCCGCTGTTTCGGCATGCTCAGTTTCAGCAAACTGCTCGGCCTGCTGATGAGCGGATTTGCGCTCGGCGTAGTGGGCGGCCCGGTCGTCGCGGGCTCGATAGCCGATGCGACTGGCAGCTATACGCTCGCGATCATCCTGTTTATTGCGGCCTTTTTGACCGCTGCCGCGGCGGTTTCTTTCGTCAGGCTCGACCTGGCGAAAAAACAGGTCAACCTAATCCCGTCCGGATCGCCCGGCATAGAAACTTAG
- a CDS encoding integration host factor subunit beta — MTKRELVIEVAKQLGYTQNDVARVIQAAFDIITDSLAQGKRLEIRNFGVFEVKTRDARIGRNPRTGEEVPIPEKRVATFKAGKLIKEKVENNRSEPVIE, encoded by the coding sequence ATGACGAAACGGGAACTGGTCATTGAAGTGGCCAAGCAGCTTGGATATACGCAGAATGACGTGGCGCGAGTGATCCAGGCCGCCTTCGACATCATCACCGATTCTCTCGCCCAAGGCAAACGACTCGAAATCAGGAACTTCGGAGTATTCGAGGTGAAGACACGGGACGCTCGCATCGGACGCAATCCGAGGACCGGTGAAGAAGTGCCGATTCCTGAGAAGCGCGTAGCCACCTTCAAGGCCGGCAAACTCATTAAGGAGAAAGTCGAGAACAACCGCTCCGAACCCGTTATAGAATAG